DNA from Sulfodiicoccus acidiphilus:
GCGTGGAAGGTTGGACTCGCGGCGGCTGACGTGTTTTGGGTTTTTGGATCCCAGGTGAGCAAAACCCCTCCATCGGGGGAGTATATCTCCAAGGGCTCCTTCATGGTCTACGGAAAGAAGAATTACATCAAGGGAGTGAAACTAGAGTTAACCTTAGGTTTGGAAGGAAAGGAGAGGAAACCGATAGTAGGAAGCGAGGAGGCGGTCTCCTCTAGGACGGACGTCTACGTGGTTCTCAGGCCTGGAGATGAGTTGGAGAAGCTCGCGGATAGGGTAGTGAGGATATTCTCGAAGAGAGGGGAAATTAAAGGAATCGGGGCCCTAAAGGACGAACTACTAAAGCTTCTACCTGGTAAGTCGTCCATAACTAGGGTCTCTAAGACACTTCTTGGGACCGGCCGAGTAAGTTGAGGATGTGTGGCAAAACCGCGTTGAGCACCTCCTCCTGGGGCTTAGAAGCGTCCACTACCAAGAAGCCAAACTTACTCGCTAACTCCAAATACCTTTTCCTCACGTTTGGGAGCGAGTCCCACTTCCTCCTAAAGTCGTAGGTATCTCGCTTTAGCCTAGACCTTGCTACGCTCGGATCCAAGTCTAAAAGGACGGTTAAGTCGGGTTTAGGGAAATAGCTGTTGACTTCTGCTATCCATTCCTGATCAATTCCTAGAGACGATTGGTATGCCATGGAGGAGTAGAAGTAACGGTCGGTCAGAATTAAGTCAGCGTTCTGGGCCCTCATCCAATTGACGTGGATCGCCCTGTCGGCCGCGAAAAGTAACGTCAAGAGTATTCCATCCTCCCAACCACTTCTGGCTATCAAGGAGGAGATCTGGACGTCGAAGGGCTCGGAGGTCACTATAACTTTGTAACCTACCAATTTGGGCCTTAGAGAATTCGCGAGGGTGGTCTTCCCGGCCCCGTCTATCCCTTCTATTGCTACTAACTTCATCTGACCGAGTGCCGAGGTTCTACCATAAATTAACTTCGGTCAAGGGGGGATGTTTCACCTCCGTAATAGCAGTACCAGGGCGATCGCTATCACTACTACCA
Protein-coding regions in this window:
- the tmk gene encoding dTMP kinase, coding for MKLVAIEGIDGAGKTTLANSLRPKLVGYKVIVTSEPFDVQISSLIARSGWEDGILLTLLFAADRAIHVNWMRAQNADLILTDRYFYSSMAYQSSLGIDQEWIAEVNSYFPKPDLTVLLDLDPSVARSRLKRDTYDFRRKWDSLPNVRKRYLELASKFGFLVVDASKPQEEVLNAVLPHILNLLGRSQEVS